The following coding sequences lie in one Arachis ipaensis cultivar K30076 chromosome B05, Araip1.1, whole genome shotgun sequence genomic window:
- the LOC107641314 gene encoding uncharacterized protein LOC107641314, translated as MVTSTPYYAQANGQVEAANKILIGLIKKYIGNRPRTWHETLSQVFWSYRNSPRGSTGTSPYKLVYGHDAVLPLEINLNTLRVSKQNDLPVDDYWNAMFDELNELDSERILALENVIRQKESIARSYNRRIKEKSFKIGKLVLKVILPMEKKSRFLGKWSNSWEGSFQIIETYSENAYQIKDIESGKVINSINGKYLKFFYCWQT; from the coding sequence ATGGTCACTTCGACTCCTTATTATGCACAAGCTAATGGCCAAGTTGAAGCAGCAAACAAGATATTGATAGGCTTGATTAAAAAGTATATTGGGAATAGGCCTCGAACATGGCATGAGACTTTAAGTCAAGTGTTCTGGTCTTATCGAAATTCACCAAGAGGTTCAACAGGAACCTCACCTTATAAATTAGTATATGGTCATGATGCAGTATTACCAttagaaattaatttaaatacTTTAAGAGTGTCGAAACAGAATGATTTGCCTGTCGATGATTACTGGAATGCAATGTTTGATGAGTTGAACGAATTAGATTCAGAGCGAATTTTGGCACTTGAGAATGTCATTCGACAAAAAGAAAGTATTGCTCGAAGTTATAATCGTCGAATTAAAGAAAAATCTTTCAAGATAGGCAAGTTGGTGTTGAAAGTTATTTTACCAATGGAGAAGAAATCGAGATTTTTGGGTAAATGGTCCAATAGTTGGGAAGGCTCTTTTCAAATAATCGAGACATATTCTGAAAATGcctatcaaattaaagatatcgAGTCGGGAAAGGTAATTAATTCGATCAATGGCAAATATTTAAAATTCTTCTATTGCTGGCAAACTTAG